The Candidatus Methylomirabilota bacterium DNA window CCGACCCGCTCACGCCATCTGGCAGACGCCCGAGGGGCAGCGCCCTCGCACGATGTGCTCGTCGATCTCGTCGCGGAAGTGTCGGATGACGGACCTGATAGGGGCGGGGACGACCTGGCCGAGACCGCAGATCGACGTGAGCGTCAACGTGTCCGACAACTCGTCGATGAGTGCGAGGTCCTCTTGGCGCCCTCGGCCGCGGGCCATGTCCGTCAGGATGTCGACCATCTTGGCCGATCCGACCCGGCAGGGGACGCACTTCCCGCACGACTCGTTCTTGAAGAACCGCACCGCGTTCAGCGCCATGTCGAGCATGCAGGTGCCCTCGGCGCAGATGATGATGGCTCCCGATCCCAGCATGGAGCCGGCCTGGGTCAGCGCCTTGAACTCGAGCGGCGTGTCGATCATGGAGGCGGGCAGGTAGCCCGACGACGCGCCTGATGGCGCCCAGGCCTTCAGGGCCTTGCCTCCCAGCACGCCGCCGGCGCGGTCGAGCACTTCGCGGGCCGGCGCGCCCAGGGGGATCTCGTAGACTCCCGGCCGGGGGACGTGGCCACTGATGCCGACGAACTTGAGGCCGGCCGCGCCGGATCGCCCCTGCGCCTTGAACCACTCGGGCCCCTTTCGGAGGATCTGCGGGATCATCACGAACGTCTCGACGTTGTTGATGATGGTCGGCTTGTTCCACAGGCCGTGGGTGCCCGGAAACGGGGGCTTGTTTCGGGGCTCGGCCCGATTGCCCTGAAGCACCTCGAGGAGGGCCGACTCCTCGCCACAGATGTAGCCGCCGGGGCTGATGAAGAGGCTGAGATCGAACGGGATCCCGGAGCCGAGGACGCTCGGGCCGATCAGCCCTTCCTGTTGACACCGCGCCAGCTCCCGTCGGAGCACCTCGGCCTGGGTCTCGTACTCGTGACGGATATAGATGATGCCCGTGCGGGCGCCGATGACGAGGCCGGCCAGGACCATGGCTTCAATGAGGAGATGAGGGACCTGCTCCAT harbors:
- a CDS encoding NADH-ubiquinone oxidoreductase-F iron-sulfur binding region domain-containing protein gives rise to the protein GALQALSERLQTPLYQLQGLASFFPHFRLSPPPPVDLGICADMSCHLRGADALRRSVEERVAQAGQGGVVVRPSSCLGQCDRAPAASLNDVILARLTPDTLYRHIETALAKGRLPHPEASTPAERLLVDPYESGERYGALRAFVADPDVSLLLGLLKASELRGLGGAGFPTGAKWEIVRNAAADGKYVVCNADESEPGTIKDRFLMEQVPHLLIEAMVLAGLVIGARTGIIYIRHEYETQAEVLRRELARCQQEGLIGPSVLGSGIPFDLSLFISPGGYICGEESALLEVLQGNRAEPRNKPPFPGTHGLWNKPTIINNVETFVMIPQILRKGPEWFKAQGRSGAAGLKFVGISGHVPRPGVYEIPLGAPAREVLDRAGGVLGGKALKAWAPSGASSGYLPASMIDTPLEFKALTQAGSMLGSGAIIICAEGTCMLDMALNAVRFFKNESCGKCVPCRVGSAKMVDILTDMARGRGRQEDLALIDELSDTLTLTSICGLGQVVPAPIRSVIRHFRDEIDEHIVRGRCPSGVCQMA